In the genome of Triticum urartu cultivar G1812 chromosome 5, Tu2.1, whole genome shotgun sequence, one region contains:
- the LOC125510847 gene encoding transcription termination factor MTEF1, chloroplastic-like, with translation MPLCSFYASTSLPVAKPHSLPSSAAAVTTVQAKKSPPAVAAAAAATVLPTTAESTASMMPAEALSLHLPELPSAMRDKILSLELMGVDYGRALSLNPALRGAAPESIHAVVTFLQSRGLHFKDLGRVFGMCPSVLTASVRADLRPVFAFLTDDLGVPEAAYRRVVVKCPRVLACSVRDQLRPALIYLRRLGFRDNRALAFQDPILLVSSVERTMAPKLEYLAGLGMSRDDAVAMALRCPALFTFNVERNYRPKFEYLVGEMGGGVEDVKAFPQYFTFSLEKRIAPRHRAAADAGVDLPLPDMLKATDEEFSEMLERRRSR, from the coding sequence ATGCCGCTCTGCAGCTTCTACGCCTCCACGTCCCTCCCGGTGGCGAAACCCCACTCCTTGCCCTCCTCCGCCGCGGCGGTCACCACCGTGCAGGCAAAGAAATCGCCGCCGGCCGTGGCTGCGGCTGCGGCGGCGACCGTCCTGCCGACGACGGCCGAGAGCACAGCGTCGATGATGCCGGCGGAGGCGCTGTCGCTGCACCTGCCGGAGCTGCCGTCGGCGATGCGGGACAAGATCCTGAGCCTGGAGCTGATGGGGGTGGACTACGGGCGCGCGCTGTCGCTGAACCCGGCGCTCCGGGGCGCGGCGCCGGAGTCCATCCACGCGGTGGTGACCTTCCTCCAGTCGCGCGGGCTCCACTTCAAGGACCTGGGCCGCGTCTTCGGCATGTGCCCGTCCGTGCTCACCGCCAGCGTCCGCGCCGACCTCCGCCCCGTCTTCGCCTTCCTCACCGACGACCTCGGCGTGCCGGAGGCGGCCTACCGCCGCGTGGTCGTCAAGTGCCCGCGCGTGCTGGCCTGCAGCGTCCGCGACCAGCTCCGGCCGGCGCTCATCTACCTCCGCCGCCTCGGCTTCCGGGACAACCGCGCGCTGGCGTTCCAGGACCCCATCCTCCTCGTCTCCAGCGTGGAGCGCACCATGGCGCCCAAGCTGGAGTACCTGGCCGGGCTGGGCATGTCGCGGGACGACGCCGTGGCCATGGCGCTCCGGTGCCCGGCCCTCTTCACCTTCAACGTGGAGAGGAACTACAGGCCCAAGTTCGAGTACCTGGTGGGGGAGATGGGCGGCGGCGTGGAGGACGTCAAGGCCTTCCCGCAGTACTTCACCTTCAGCCTCGAGAAGCGGATAGCGCCGCGGCACCgtgccgccgccgacgccggcgTCGACCTGCCGCTGCCGGACATGCTCAAGGCCACCGACGAGGAGTTCAGCGAGATGCTCGAGAGGAGAAGGAGCAGATGA
- the LOC125510844 gene encoding uncharacterized protein LOC125510844 — MREEVRSSSGAAAEPQFAVVRSSSPPPTPVASSAGASSPAMQINIVSIDWLGSRQASRVDSSSHVAPHAYGPAHSFDPAGTALDSAPSCRPWERGDLLRRLATFKPSTWDAKPKAASSLACAQRGWVNVDMDKIECESCGMHLIFSALASWSPTEVTNAGEAFAEQLDASHKNSCPWRGNSCADSLVQLHLTQSALIGGFKDRCDGLLQFLSLPVIAPSAIENMRLTRAAQINRLLTQSISFLSGELGYKAENTPGVDIHQGGSCGYSRAQKLISLCGWEPRWLPNVQDCEENSTHSAKNALSNEPDEMFYSPLVEHQKSSFSASAKKDKGKGKRPLKDSGCSMSSPLLDCSLCGATVRIWDFRSVSRPNRISPNNTDAPETGKKLTLTRGISAASGINGWVNDGVVRDQAEGRDEAATYEGKLVSNAGVDLNLSMAGGLPPLHSSMAVASECCNGGMGRDLMIAQPAGSEVGDRATSYESRGPSSRKRNLEEGGSTADKPQDGVRHADSIEGTVIDRDGEEVDDDVQDSDTKNKKPRGFNFFDANLPSSSGAGPSRNLGFDLDVDISMFGHSRAVGLAPVEHPSARDSMRASSVIAMDVRSADEDSMESVEYHPDAGIDINMPSSSGHRNIEMNDAFDLNDSNQAQQSACAQPAAGSDGREIGGSSTNEGEEVLNAGTTPAFARDQLSLGISGGSVGMGASDEAEIHGIDVSVQRTESGVGDAEPITDLTETMGHTGESVPGPGLMDEFVPEEVDREEPHGDSQDIVFRSAGRADSGSKYFGSNKADSGESGKKIGHAIGHESSMHPSLSCNAGVYAGFDASKEEVTQVGKAVTTDDQGLHYDLQNGLGATNGENDYEPGLPDFDPVKHHNSYCPWVNGIVAAACCYDTSSSSELSGWQLTVDAIDTFQSLGQSQNQTMRSESAASLNMDDQAASNRKLARRTSVNKSHGKC, encoded by the exons atgcGGGAGGAGGTCAGGAGCTCGTCGGGGGCGGCGGCCGAGCCGCAGTTCGCCGTCGTCcggtcgtcgtcgccgccgcccacCCCGGTCGCCAG TTCTGCTGGTGCCTCATCACCTGCTATGCAAATTAATATAGTAAGCATAGATTGGTTGGGTAGCAGACAAGCTTCCAGGGTTGATTCCTCATCACATGTTGCACCACATGCCTATGGGCCTGCTCATAGCTTTGATCCTGCTGGAACTGCTTTGGATTCTGCACCATCTTGTAGACCATGGGAGCGTGGAGACTTACTTCGTCGACTGGCAACATTCAAGCCTTCAACTTGGGATGCTAAGCCGAAG GCTGCCAGTTCATTGGCTTGTGCTCAAAGAGGCTGGGTAAATGTTGATATGGACAAAATTGAATGTGAATCATGTGGTATGCATCTTATATTCAGTGCACTGGCATCCTGGTCCCCAACTGAAG TTACAAATGCTGGAGAAGCCTTTGCGGAGCAGCTTGATGCATCACACAAGAATAGCTGTCCCTGGAGGGGCAATAGCTGTGCTGATAGCTTGGTTCAGCTCCACCTTACACAGTCAGCGCTAATTGGAGGTTTTAAAGATCGATGTGATGGACTTCTACAGTTTCTCTCCCTTCCTGTTATTGCTCCGTCTGCAATTGAGAACATGAGGTTGACAAGGGCCGCTCAGATTAACCGCCTATTAACACAATCGATTAGCTTCTTATCTGGGGAGCTGGGTTACAAAGCTGAGAATACACCAGGAGTTGACATCCATCAGGGTGGTTCTTGTGGCTACTCAAGA GCGCAGAAGCTTATAAGCCTTTGTGGATGGGAGCCTAGGTGGCTTCCAAATGTCCAGGACTGTGAAGAAAACTCAACCCACTCAGCTAAAAATGCACTTTCAAATGAACCAGATGAAATGTTCTATTCCCCCCTTGTTGAACATCAGAAAAGTTCATTCTCTGCATCAGCCAAGAAAGATAAAGGAAAAGGCAAAAGGCCCCTCAAAGATTCGGGATGCAGCATGAGCTCACCTCTATTAGATTGTAGCCTGTGTGGAGCTACAGTTAGGATCTGGGACTTCAGATCTGTGTCACGTCCTAATCGTATTAGTCCAAATAACACTGATGCACCAGAAACAGGCAAAAAGCTAACACTGACACGTGGAATTAGCGCAGCCAGTGGGATCAACGGATGGGTTAATGATGGGGTGGTAAGAGATCAAGCTGAAGGACGTGATGAAGCAGCAACTTATGAGGGGAAATTAGTATCAAATGCTGGAGTAGACCTTAATCTATCGATGGCTGGAGGACTACCGCCACTTCATTCTTCAATGGCTGTTGCATCTGAGTGTTGTAATGGAGGGATGGGAAGAGATCTGATGATTGCGCAGCCCGCTGGAAGTGAAGTTGGTGATCGTGCAACATCATATGAGTCTCGGGGTCCAAGCTCGCGGAAGCGTAACCTTGAGGAAGGTGGGAGCACAGCTGACAAGCCACAAGACGGGGTTCGACATGCTGACAGCATAGAAGGAACTGTCATTGATCGTGATGGTGAAGAAGTTGACGATGACGTTCAAGATTCAGACACCAAGAATAAAAAACCGCGCGGATTCAACTTTTTTGATGCCAATCTTCCATCTTCTTCTGGAGCTGGTCCTAGTAGAAACTTGGGCTTTGACTTGGATGTGGATATTAGTATGTTCGGTCACTCTAGAGCTGTTGGTCTAGCTCCTGTTGAGCATCCGTCTGCTAGAGATTCTATGAGGGCCTCTTCTGTTATCGCAATGGATGTTCGCAGCGCTGACGAAGATTCGATGGAGAGTGTTGAGTATCATCCAGATGCTGGTATAGATATTAATATGCCTTCATCTAGTGGACACAGGAATATTGAAATGAATGATGCCTTTGATCTCAACGATAGCAACCAAGCACAGCAAAGTGCTTGTGCACAACCTGCTGCTGGAAGTGACGGAAGGGAGATAGGAGGAAGCAGTACTAATGAAGGGGAGGAAGTCCTTAATGCAGGCACAACTCCTGCTTTTGCAAGGGATCAGCTTAGCTTAGGAATTAGTGGTGGAAGTGTTGGCATGGGTGCTAGTGACGAGGCTGAAATTCATGGCATTGATGTATCTGTGCAAAGAACCGAGAGTGGTGTAGGTGATGCAGAACCTATTACTGACCTTACTGAGACAATGGGCCATACCGGTGAATCAGTTCCAGGGCCTGGATTGATGGATGAGTTTGTACCTGAAGAAGTTGATCGGGAAGAACCTCATGGAGACAGCCAAGATATTGTGTTCCGTTCAGCAGGCCGTGCTGACAGTGGATCAAAATATTTTGGTTCTAATAAAGCTGATTCTGGTGAGAGTGGAAAGAAGATAGGACATGCCATTGGTCATGAAAGCAGCATGCATCCTTCTCTCTCTTGCAATGCTGGGGTGTATGCCGGCTTCGATGCATCTAAAGAGGAAGTGACACAGGTTGGCAAAGCAGTGACTACTGATGATCAAGGCTTGCATTATGATCTGCAGAATGGATTAG GAGCAACAAATGGAGAAAACGACTATGAACCAGGTCTTCCAGATTTTGATCCTGTTAAGCATCACAACAGTTACTGTCCATGGGTCAATGGAATTGTTGCAGCAGCTTGCTGTTATGATACTAGTTCCAGTTCAGAACTTTCTGGCTGGCAGCTAACTGTCGATGCAATTGATACATTCCAGTCTCTTGGTCAATCTCAAAATCAAACTATGCGGTCTGAATCTGCGGCCTCGCTAAACATG GATGATCAAGCAGCTTCCAACCGCAAGCTGGCGAGAAGGACTTCAGTGAACAAAAGCCATGGGAAATGTTGA
- the LOC125510845 gene encoding putative ALA-interacting subunit 2 produces the protein MDEAGTSASAGSAPRGGRPARSGVFYKFTQQDLPAWKPTMTPGYVIAIFLIIGIIFVPVGLICLQASNRVAEIVHRYDIDCVPNAYRSNKQAYIKDSSISKKCIQKVKVQYHMKAPIFVYYELDNFYQNHRRYIKSRSDKQLRHGLQYTDSSCSPMERSNGLPVVPCGLIAWSLFNDTYDFTRGSMGLMVDRKNISWRSDREHKYGQDVYPFNFQNGSLIGGGKLDPDIPLSNQEDLIVWMRAAALPQFRKLYGVIEEDIQADETITMHITNNYNTYSFGGKKSLVLTTSTWLGGKNDFLGYAYLITGSSSIFLSILFALIHVKIPRPHGDAAYLSWSRKNGNN, from the exons ATGGACGAGGCGGGCACCTCGGCGTCCGCAGGCTCCGCCCCGCGCGGGGGGCGCCCGGCGAGATCGGGAG TATTCTATAAATTCACCCAGCAGGATCTTCCAGCTTGGAAACCGACAATGACACCAGGATAC GTGATAGCCATTTTCTTGATAATTGGGATTATTTTCGTACCTGTTGGGCTAATTTGTCTTCAAGCTTCAAACAGA GTTGCAGAAATCGTTCACCGTTATGATATTGATTGTGTACCTAATGCTTACAGAAGTAATAAGCAGGCTTATATCAAAGACAGCTCGATTTCGAAGAAATGTATTCAGAAAGTGAAG GTTCAATACCATATGAAAGCTCCAATATTTGTGTATTATGAACTCGACAACTTCTACCAGAATCATCGTAG GTATATCAAAAGTAGAAGCGATAAGCAACTACGCCATGGGCTCCAATACACTGATAGCTCATGCAGTCCGATGGAAAGGAGCAACGGCCTTCCAGTTGTTCCCTGTGGATTGATTGCTTGGAGCTTGTTCAATGATACTTATGATTTTACCCGTGGGTCCATGGGATTGATGGTTGATAGGAAAAACATTTCGTGGAGAAGTGATCGGGAACATAAGTATGGCCAGGATGTCTATCCTTTCAACTTTCAGAATGGATCCTTGATTGGAGGAGGAAAACTTGACCCTGATATACCA CTAAGCAATCAGGAAGATCTTATTGTGTGGATGCGCGCAGCTGCTCTTCCCCAGTTTCGAAAGCTGTACGGTGTCATTGAAGAGGATATACAAGCTGATGAAACCATTACCATGCACATAACAAACAATTACAATACCTACAGTTTTGGTGGAAAGAAAAGCCTGGTTCTTACAACATCAACATGGCTAGGTGGCAAGAATGACTTTCTTGGATATGCATACCTTATCACTGGTTCCTCGAGCATTTTCTTGTCCATTCTCTTTGCTCTGATCCATGTGAAAATCCCAAG GCCACATGGTGATGCTGCTTACCTATCTTGGAGCAGGAAAAACGGCAATAACTAA